The sequence below is a genomic window from Colias croceus chromosome 11, ilColCroc2.1.
GAATGAGACGTGTTCTATGAAGTCTAGAACTATTTCTAATATTTTCCCTTTGGTACACTACTTTTCTGATAGTGAACAGCACactgttgttgttgttattgAGAATGAAGTTGGGAAAAGTGTGTCGAGGGCTACAATCAATATCTATAaaggtatttattaatacattgaTTAAGTAACTTATTAGTATTACAAAGATTACATGGTGGTCGATCCGCAGTTTAACCGCGTTTAACTGCACGCATTGCAATGAACTATATTGACAAAACTGTATTGATAAACGAAAAATAGAAAGttatataagtattatgtTATTCAGCAATTGCATTACGTAATAAGTCAATTTATCTtgcttatacatattattatttttgtatgtacctacttgtgttcataattacaaacctaaATTAAAAGAGAATAGTTGATtcattagatatttttaatcctGAAAAGACATTGTATTAACAACtctgtttattatatttcagcGTCAGTCCACGCGCAGTTGTCAGTAATCGTAGTCCCGGTGGCGTTCTCTCTTGTTGCCGTAATATTAGTGGTGTTTGGTGTTGCCTACTATCAGCATAGATCgaggtacctatttataaattaatttttttttgtatacaaCAAAGGATCCAAATATGGaccatttgtaaataatatttaagacaGCAATTCATTCATAGATAAAGTCTGGGTGTATAGAAAGAGCATGTTTTCAATACATGGTGTTGCTAAAttgctagtttttaataatttattttatgtttgtgtgattgtgttattttttaaatttttcgaTTCAATGacaattacatttaattgtaaataaatacatatgttatttctgtaataatttttttaaataatatctttacCTGAAATTCATCCTTCAAGTGTCGCCACTTATGTACtttatgtgttatttattacaattacagGCATACCGTAGAAGTAGCTGACTTCGACTTCGGTCAGCAAGTAAATCTAGATTATAAAACATTCGCCGAGCGTCTAAGAGACAGTTTTAGAAATGCCTTCAATTTCAGACATCGAGACGACGTAGATCCACTAACATCTGATGCTAGATACGACTCGATGTGAGTGTTTTGTTCCtgtataaagataatattattgttaaaattgtatatcCATGTTTTCTGCTCAGTGATTATGATCGAAGAGTATTGAACTGCTTTcttcattaaataattatttttatatggttATAGAATTTGATGTGTGTATTCAttccaatataaataatttgtgaaatatgatttttaaattattatttacgaatgtaattattgtataaataatataaatacatagccatcgtgttatgtttatttacgcAATTTCAATCGATTTATTtacgtattattattattatgtcgtTTTGCGAATTGAACCAAAAATAAGAGTTTTGTAGTTATCAAGAAAGGGTGGAAGGCTTATCAATTATGTATATTCGGACGCTATGAATAGAATTAATACAATTACTAACATACAACCTACTTACTTAGATGATAGAATACACTTTTATACTGTTATATTCTCATCCatttaatgcaataaaatcgattttatgttatatatcATCAAATTTATATAGCATTGAAATTGTCGTCGTTATAATGTATCAAATGCAGTATATAGGAGTGATAAGCTTTATATCAGACTGATTGATGTTTGCATCATAGAAATGTGCATTTTGtccatttattttgtaaggcATGTCGTGTTTCACTTTTACAGatcttaatttttatgtttatgaaCCGTAGGGGCGTAATATTATGATCTATTAAAATGTCCTGATTTGTATGTggtattatattgttattgcttggtttaaaaattaatgatgaCTTCGTAATATCGATTTtgtgtttgaaaataataatacatactaTTTTGTGTGTCGACTGTTTGTCTTCTTTCCAATATTTTGTTTGGTTTGTGGCAAGTGTTTATATCTTCTGTccacttaaatattttgttaaaatgtatGATGTATTCGAAAAAAAGGAACTTACATCTCGATATGCCAAATTTAAGAACAAATGATAGTCACTCttggaatattaaaataaataatatatttatctatttacatcccgtttttatattcatttaatttgtttgaCTGTAACACTGTATGAAAATGAATTCAATAGCTGGGTCCACACCAAACGATTCATCGATCACGCGATCCGCGATCCAGGATCGCGGAGCATGGATCGTGGATTATGTTAGGCCGATCCACTTTAGAATCTGGCGACCCCAAATATGCGCTCCAAGCGATCCTAAAGCGATCCGTGATTCAGGCAGTCTAACTCTTGTACGATATGGAGTCACACATACAACGGCGGCTTCTTGCTGTTGCAGCAGtaacttttattatacttaatacttatgTTTGCGCAAAAAATCAAGAAAAAGAAATCGACGGTTTTGGGTGaaacaattttacaaaaatcgtTTGGAATCTGGGACTCAGCTGTACgcagagttttttttttcttgggGTTCTCGATCGACTATTCCCCATTTCACGAGAAATCTGACGCCAAGCATCATCTTTAACACCTCTATTGTTGTAATTAGAATCTTTGGGATatcataaacatttaaattatttaaaaagcgataTCATACGGCGATTTTCTGTGATGTCCATGGTGAAGTGGATCGCGCGATCCAACACAACCGTCCACACCGCCTGCATCGATGGATCGCGCGCGGCAGGCGCGCGATCGGATCGCGGTGGATCGTCCGGTGTGGACCCGGCTATTTAGATGTATATTATCTGGTAACATTTGAGAGAACATTTTTTAGGGATTTTGACGTTTAAGAACTACCTAAGCGAATATAAAAACGGggtaaaaaatttaagacGTCGTGAAGTTATATATTCGAGTCATATTCctaaattaacaaatttaacCTAGCAATTAGTCTTAGCGTAATTCGGGACGTcactataattttttaaaagtgaTCAGTCATGTTTTGtgatatattagttttatattatagatttatttatcttatagAGATAgggtttgtatttattttagaagcaaaatattgttatctaataattaaataattcaaatttcacttattaaaatttattcccTTTTAATGCAATATAAACACAGTTCATTGATTAGATTTTTATAAGACGCACATTTTCATTGTTTCTCTTTtgtccaaaataaaatatttgcagTGTTGTgcttctaaaataaatttataaaattgtagttACATTAAagtgttattaaaatgttatgttttatttatgtattcagCAGTTTCCTCATCCTTGAGTATAGGATATCCTTTTCCCAAATCTCCTACTTTATGGGTCTGGATCAAGGTTAATTAGGTTCTAGGtttgttatattaattgtagTAGCAGTTGATAAATACCAATGTTGATACTTGCTACCCTCCTGTTCCAAGTTTTCTTCAATTATCTTCTGCCCAAATCGATAATTTACCATTCACATGAAACTTACTGTGAAGCTTTAGAACGACCTACCAGCTGCGTATTTTTCAAGCCCAGTCCTGCAAGAAAAGagcaaatgtttattttctaaatactatttctttatttctgtAACTGTACAATGTGCATCCTTACAAATATTCGCCATCTCGATTATCAAGTCTTCAATTGTACAGGACTGAACATAGGCGTAATCTTTGTTAGTTGCcgagttattttttaattttttcatcgAACCTTTTCTGTAGACTCGAGATCTAATGTATCAGAGGGCCACGTAGCCAAGCCTTCGCGGTAGTTCTAACTCGAATTTTCGGCATCAAAAGAAcaaaattacctatattatgccTTTGACATGaagaaaatgaagaaaaaaataaataaaaaatatttattggaatCACTCGGGATTTAAGTATGAAACTTAAAACATATACTATGAAATACTGAATGCATAAAAGTAAACAACATacaagtaaattaataaatattatgcttaCTACTGTTTTTGCCCCCTAAAAAATTACCTCAAGCATTGGGAGCTGCAAGCGAAACATATCTCAGAAGGTTTTTAATGAGAGGAGGAGGAGGAacgttaaaaaatttcaattagTTGAGTGTGTGTAGTTAGTGATCTGCAATTCTGCACCATTACCAGCTGATTCTCTCCGTCACAATCGGTTTTCCTTTTCGGTCTTTTCCATGGTCTTTAACATCACCGTATTTCGAAATGTGAAATGATTAACTACTTACCTAAGtacattaacatttttttttttcaatttttattgagTAGATACTGAATATCTTTTTCACATATAGTAGGCATTGGgatattttaaaacgataGACTTTCCCTAAAATCTACGTAACTAAACCAAATTATTGCAATCAAAGTCTAATTTTCCCTAAAAAATGCGCCCTAATTTTACCAACCCTTAAGTAGCCTAATGGCGTAATTGTGGTTCACTTTAAATAAGCTAATGAACACATTTTAATGCGTAACACACTCAAAAGTTTCGACTGTTAAACCGTCCTTCCCCTTCTAATTAAACTGCGAGCGCTGAAAGCCGACTTGGACATTAAAAGTATCCGTTTTTcgcatttcattaaaaatttcaagtcGCTGAGAGTGGTCTAGGCAGTTTGAGAGGCGTCGGGTTAAATCTCTTATCGTGTAACGAATACATGAGCGTTTTAATGGCTTTAATGAAGTGCTGCATAAggtcttttaatttttaatgtaagcAGCGTTAAATAAACAGACCAgctataattttacattaatgaATCATTCATTAGAGATGTGCAAATAAaggataaattattaagtttacaaatgtttaatgaacattttttctttgtaataatttatcagaACATTAAAAAGTCAATACAAAGAACAAGGACATATTATGAGGCTTAAAAGTCAAAGCTCAGGATAAGAGTAACCTTGAAATTGATATGGATCATAATGTTGATACGGTAGGTATATGAATTCAATTTGAAAGGAAGTTGCATTAGTTAAAGAATGAAGAATTTGTCTAAATGGAAATGTACCCATATTTCCACGTGGAATGAATAATGAGATCTTTTTTTGGAACTGAAcatcaaaatcaaataataacttATACCAATAGGTATACGATGTCCGAATGTCAATGTGTTGATTGCTTCTTATTGTGTCGTTTGTAAGCgcagtaattttttttcttaagtttacacctatttataatgtaggtaggtacataattactaagataatattattagaatagacaagtttttattttggagatgtttaaatatttgtgatCATTTAAATGTTACTGTTGTAacttgtacctacctaagtcATCTTATCTTGTTTTCTTGTCTCTGCTGATTAACATGAATTAAATGTCTGTTTTTATTAACTACATCTTGCTGAGTAGAACACCGagatcatcataatatttttctctttctcagaaacaataataaacacaatagataggtaattttataattgaacaATATTAAAGGTacctcataaattattataccatCCCGTGTCGGCACGGTCGGTCGGTCAATATACGTTGTTATCGGCAACTTGTTATTGTAggttattgaataataattttgttatgactATATTACCTTCTTGATGTAATTTaccaattaatataaattatttgtaagcAAAACTTGATATTTCATCGTTAGCCTCGTGACCAGCAAGTTAACAGCTGTTAGTACTGTTATCTAACGCAAcgcaaattataaatacatacctacatatgaTTTTAACCAAAACTGTAATGAATAGAGAATCATATTATGAACAACAGTGACGTTAGGTATGTTtatattgtacatattatctaACTATATTTATCAGTAGATACATAGTTAggtatcaatttttttacgtaagtaggtaatatttagTTACGAGGAAATTTTAaggataaaaatgaaaaaaggttaacaattgaatttatttctcATTTTCACAGAATTACAACTATACTTACAGTTATAAAAGTTAACTAAATTAATCTAATAGCGGCTCGCCAGCTACAATAGAACTTTCAATTCCGCAGTGGTCTTCTCCGCGTAAGATTTTGAAGAATCCATTATCTCCCCAGTCCGAATTCCAAGAGTTTGCAATAAGCCAATATTTGTTTCCATTTTCAACTCCCCAGCCCATAATTTTAATAGCGTGTCCGCCCAGCGCATCTCCTATCGTATGTTTGTAAACTCCACTCTTATAAGTCAGCAAATCAGAGTAAACTGTAAACGCTCCTTCAACTGGCCCATTCTtgtaaatttcagctttaatATGATCTTCTCCACCGCGAATGGAATAAACGTGCTTGCCGTAACGTTTGTCGGATTTATAAGCAGTGTCGTAGGGTTTCTTACACGCCCTTTCACATTTAGGAGTTTTAGTGTCGCCGCTGCAAGGCATTCTATCACCGGGCACGTGGTGCTCGCACGGGGGGATCTCATAAGGTAAACAGCCCTGACTTGAATTATAATTACCTCCAGATACGATGCCGAAGTGTTTCCAGTACTCCCAGGCAAGGGTTGGCATGCCGCCGTTACAACCGAGACCGCAGATGGGACAGCAACTCAATAAATCTTCAGCAGAAAAATGGAAGTGCTTCGTCCCGTTCGAGTAAATGCAGTAGCGATCTGTCATAGCTTCCACAGCACCGAATGCCCAACAGCTGCCGCAGGATCCCTGATCTCTTATTTCGTTTAAAGTAGGACAGTTTGGCCATTTGTCTCTGGGGTCAAAATTTTCTGGCAGATCGCGTATGAGT
It includes:
- the LOC123695301 gene encoding cathepsin B, with amino-acid sequence MNFHSSILVLACFLALSSAILPEPLSDDFINIINRQQKSWLAGRNFPIHTTFDTIKKLMGALKDKFISRLTSVEHDAELIRDLPENFDPRDKWPNCPTLNEIRDQGSCGSCWAFGAVEAMTDRYCIYSNGTKHFHFSAEDLLSCCPICGLGCNGGMPTLAWEYWKHFGIVSGGNYNSSQGCLPYEIPPCEHHVPGDRMPCSGDTKTPKCERACKKPYDTAYKSDKRYGKHVYSIRGGEDHIKAEIYKNGPVEGAFTVYSDLLTYKSGVYKHTIGDALGGHAIKIMGWGVENGNKYWLIANSWNSDWGDNGFFKILRGEDHCGIESSIVAGEPLLD